A single genomic interval of Rosistilla ulvae harbors:
- a CDS encoding SDR family oxidoreductase, translated as MICLVGSGLRFATIDAVCYKGEDFLSPDDYFVALLHLQATMDAEIPLPLIVTGIAGVAGYNAFRYLRARFPGQVYGVRREDNWPLSGDGILGCNSDDFDRWQQIIDQIQPAAVLNCEGSCALKSCELDPQMAERINVTSVENLIRVLAPTTRFIHLSIDLVFSGDKDGGYTEEDTPDPVTVYGKTMVAAERLVLERRPDACVLRISLPMGISFNGHAGAIDWIQSRFKNGRPATLYFDEVRTPTYTDCLNLVVERLLGNDLAGLYHCGGPRNLSLYEIAQVINRVGGYDPKLLMGCPRIDAGPMPPRAGNVTMDSSRLIAALGDEVFHPWPLDCSMVPSDVDWHHDRSTLQGSPELLADVLYRNPRRVDSMPEFEDIESPSSSR; from the coding sequence GTGATTTGCTTGGTCGGAAGCGGCCTGCGGTTTGCCACGATCGATGCGGTCTGTTACAAGGGGGAGGACTTTCTTTCCCCAGACGATTACTTCGTCGCTTTGTTGCACCTACAGGCCACTATGGACGCAGAGATACCGCTGCCTTTGATCGTCACCGGAATCGCTGGTGTCGCTGGTTACAATGCCTTCCGCTATTTGCGAGCTCGCTTTCCCGGCCAGGTCTACGGGGTCCGCCGCGAGGACAATTGGCCTCTTTCGGGCGATGGGATCCTGGGCTGCAATTCCGACGACTTCGATCGCTGGCAGCAGATCATCGATCAGATCCAACCGGCGGCGGTGCTGAACTGCGAGGGTTCGTGTGCCCTGAAATCATGCGAATTGGATCCGCAGATGGCCGAGCGGATCAATGTGACGAGCGTCGAAAATCTGATTCGCGTGCTCGCGCCGACAACCCGCTTCATCCACCTCTCGATCGATTTGGTCTTCTCGGGCGATAAAGATGGTGGATACACCGAAGAGGACACTCCCGATCCGGTGACCGTCTATGGCAAGACGATGGTCGCGGCGGAGCGGTTGGTTTTGGAGCGACGCCCCGACGCTTGTGTACTGCGGATTTCGCTGCCGATGGGGATCAGTTTCAACGGGCATGCTGGAGCGATCGATTGGATCCAGTCCCGTTTTAAGAACGGCCGCCCCGCGACGCTCTACTTCGATGAAGTCCGCACGCCGACCTATACCGATTGCTTGAACCTGGTGGTGGAGCGGTTGTTGGGGAACGATTTGGCGGGGCTGTATCACTGCGGTGGGCCGCGGAATTTGAGCCTCTACGAGATCGCTCAGGTCATCAATCGCGTTGGCGGCTACGATCCCAAGCTGTTGATGGGATGTCCGCGGATCGACGCCGGACCGATGCCGCCGCGAGCGGGCAACGTGACGATGGACTCCAGCCGCTTGATCGCCGCGTTGGGCGATGAGGTCTTTCATCCGTGGCCGTTGGATTGTTCGATGGTTCCCAGCGATGTCGACTGGCACCACGATCGATCGACGTTGCAGGGATCGCCTGAACTGCTGGCCGACGTGCTGTATCGCAACCCGCGCCGCGTCGATTCGATGCCCGAGTTCGAAGATATCGAATCCCCCTCGTCGTCGAGGTAG
- a CDS encoding DUF4198 domain-containing protein, whose protein sequence is MDLTKRALHFLLIGTVVSWHMPIATLAAQQPPAAIAAAPEVHTIPVLLAGNRTLQGTSVTRDGKPAAGKTVVLGQQGKVVAKTAADENGRFQFTIDKPGDYQIATADAAAFLTCHTAATAPAKAVKQILVSQDAMIARGQQPISALLHPLLIGLVIAAAIVIPIAVSNNKDDAS, encoded by the coding sequence ATGGACCTCACAAAGCGTGCGCTGCACTTTTTGTTGATTGGAACCGTTGTTTCGTGGCATATGCCAATCGCCACACTGGCTGCCCAACAACCGCCGGCGGCGATCGCTGCAGCTCCAGAAGTTCACACGATCCCCGTTCTTCTGGCGGGTAATCGTACGCTGCAAGGGACGTCGGTGACGCGCGACGGCAAGCCGGCCGCCGGGAAGACCGTCGTTCTTGGTCAACAAGGCAAAGTCGTCGCCAAGACGGCAGCCGATGAAAATGGACGTTTCCAATTCACGATCGACAAGCCAGGCGACTACCAGATCGCGACCGCTGACGCCGCGGCATTTCTCACCTGCCACACTGCAGCAACCGCGCCGGCGAAAGCTGTCAAGCAGATTCTCGTTTCGCAAGATGCGATGATCGCTCGCGGGCAGCAACCTATCTCGGCGCTGCTGCATCCATTGTTGATCGGTCTCGTCATCGCCGCGGCGATCGTGATTCCAATCGCGGTCAGCAACAACAAAGACGACGCCAGCTGA
- a CDS encoding serine/threonine protein kinase, translating into MSHQLDLDRILAALRHMGASADAHQDFLRDAVDTGQSIDTILQRMESDGAIDPSQSSVIRQMFDSLPESASQQEVQAFVDAALQTFPPEVSTDDASQHDTLTDSQLDSVEQSTGAADPGEADPFSTIPSAAENDPYQTLPNTDLGPTREVTSHGQDRFRKLHKHAEGGLGMVSLAEDLDFGRDVAIKEIKERFADILDSQNRFIYEAEITGRLEHPGIVPVYALGRYDDGRPYYAMRFITGNSLADEIATLHAPENGEHFTGRLRSLLNRFQSVCNTIEYAHSRGVLHRDLKPANIMLGEYGENLVVDWGLAKATDHVAETADPGQPVSLSGSGGAKTQQGAVVGTPYYMSPEQASGDPQQMGSQADVYSLGATLYHLMTGIAPFSNQGFSSVGELLEQVRSGNVPSPRSIRSDLPKPLVAICRAAMDPDRERRYKTARELAEDVDRYLADERVSVVRESWLGRAGRWARKNRSWSAALIASTFVIALATSTATVISLNALEETKTAQRAVERANVKLQNQLALSQAEQEYDGQIVVEERRQSQPNLPVAEMQLDPQLAQTLTGTLDEIETLRQRVGEPPQDELRRMRLLNVWTNPINLLLDQRVITLEIESRVEAELARVAAEYPWPKSKEFLATETQVRQRLEQRLQQWRPLVAEAYPEDEFSADDGVWVREPVDFSDEWLLPLQENPKGNVSIAVDFGIESLQTPMIGLLINSDEERGYQFVVADQDYDPSYLPDDLMTLEESNQMDRVRMYIIRKDPLRGDSILRQQPVALKNNLRLRARRQGLTGLSFSVGGRDAMEFQDPFPLSPQHPGELGLICPPSAVVQRPVLEYQVADDTSLVADREIQLGDEAFAADDISGARSHYAKRPRDVEALFKLALTYEYESPQEYFQRLEEIVENHSPSGSDDENDSRWYLYAAVRLLAVYADTPVLRVRMSYLHDKLQTLYSMEDVQRLIPASDKLQFSKMLVKAGQRSRIAFLTEGDADALRSAIDLFSEDPAWRRMAVWRWCDVIRCDRSLTPHEARLQAIPELRSLLDEIDQLPQPDEIERAAILSDLVWMLILEQRYDDALQTIAPWLDDDIDKIASAHLPLLIDRARIAHAQEDLPAAQRDLEAFLQRVDPKTPIEGIHYSHFSEACGILGIILEDQGDIAGANKLWLEGRIRNWYKGWPTPQELSSISGVPMVLEAFNAEPILVCWSDGYRAGEMRKVMEAVLGGSGVDDRVLLNIILRSEKIPPEWIEQISSHVNDGPRGRRIGRAKLLRQDSMRDVFLLPLNMILYQAILQIAYEGDATLKQYPEVDSILYSQCISLIDHFQEGAFFQREMQFIVGAWSGVDWNGKTFEELVQRLDDPPLTSGLALVFAMQMIKHHGKLELGREVLQQYVFDRADEIPELYLQLARDALQIKPVP; encoded by the coding sequence ATGAGTCACCAGTTAGACCTAGATCGGATACTCGCCGCGCTGCGGCACATGGGAGCGTCGGCCGACGCGCATCAAGACTTTCTGCGCGATGCGGTCGATACGGGCCAGTCGATCGATACGATTCTGCAGCGGATGGAATCGGACGGCGCGATCGATCCGTCACAATCGTCTGTGATCCGGCAGATGTTCGATTCGCTTCCCGAATCGGCGTCGCAGCAGGAAGTGCAAGCCTTTGTCGACGCGGCGCTGCAGACCTTTCCTCCCGAGGTTTCGACCGACGACGCGAGTCAACACGACACGCTCACCGATTCGCAATTGGATTCGGTCGAACAATCGACGGGCGCTGCGGATCCCGGCGAGGCCGATCCGTTCAGCACGATCCCCAGCGCCGCTGAGAACGATCCCTATCAGACGCTGCCCAACACCGATCTGGGGCCGACTCGCGAGGTGACCTCTCACGGTCAGGACCGCTTTCGCAAACTGCACAAGCATGCCGAAGGTGGCCTGGGGATGGTCTCGCTGGCCGAAGATCTCGACTTTGGTCGCGACGTGGCGATCAAGGAGATCAAGGAACGGTTTGCCGATATCCTCGACAGCCAGAACCGGTTCATCTACGAGGCGGAGATCACCGGACGTTTGGAGCATCCCGGGATCGTGCCGGTCTACGCGTTGGGACGCTACGACGATGGCCGTCCTTATTATGCGATGCGGTTCATCACCGGCAACAGCCTAGCCGACGAGATCGCGACCCTGCATGCTCCCGAGAATGGGGAACATTTTACCGGCCGGCTGCGCAGTCTGTTGAATCGCTTTCAAAGCGTCTGCAACACGATTGAGTATGCACACAGCCGCGGCGTGCTGCATCGCGATCTGAAGCCGGCCAATATCATGCTGGGGGAATACGGCGAGAATTTGGTCGTCGACTGGGGCTTGGCCAAGGCGACCGACCACGTGGCCGAAACGGCCGATCCTGGACAACCCGTTTCGTTGTCCGGTTCCGGCGGGGCGAAAACGCAGCAAGGCGCGGTGGTCGGAACGCCCTATTACATGTCGCCCGAACAAGCCTCCGGCGATCCGCAACAGATGGGCTCCCAAGCGGATGTCTACAGCCTTGGGGCGACGCTGTATCATCTGATGACCGGCATCGCTCCTTTTTCGAATCAAGGCTTTTCGTCGGTCGGCGAGTTGCTGGAACAGGTCCGCAGCGGAAATGTGCCCTCACCACGGTCGATCCGCAGCGATCTGCCCAAACCGTTGGTGGCGATCTGTCGGGCCGCGATGGATCCCGATCGCGAGCGGCGCTACAAAACGGCCCGCGAATTGGCCGAGGATGTCGACCGCTATCTGGCCGATGAACGCGTTTCGGTCGTCCGCGAATCGTGGCTTGGTCGGGCGGGGCGTTGGGCGCGAAAGAACCGCAGCTGGAGTGCGGCGTTGATCGCGTCGACGTTTGTGATCGCGTTGGCGACGTCGACTGCGACCGTGATCTCGTTGAATGCGTTGGAGGAGACCAAGACGGCTCAGCGGGCTGTCGAACGGGCGAACGTTAAACTGCAAAACCAGTTGGCGTTGTCGCAAGCCGAACAAGAGTATGACGGTCAGATCGTTGTCGAAGAGCGGCGGCAGAGTCAACCGAATCTACCGGTGGCCGAAATGCAGCTGGACCCGCAGCTTGCGCAAACGCTGACGGGAACGCTGGATGAAATCGAAACGCTACGACAGCGCGTCGGGGAACCGCCGCAGGATGAATTGCGGCGGATGCGATTGTTAAACGTCTGGACCAACCCGATCAACTTGTTGTTGGACCAACGCGTGATCACCCTTGAGATCGAATCGAGGGTCGAAGCCGAATTGGCTCGCGTCGCCGCCGAATATCCGTGGCCCAAATCGAAGGAGTTTCTCGCGACGGAAACCCAGGTTCGCCAGCGATTGGAGCAACGGTTGCAGCAGTGGCGTCCGCTGGTCGCCGAAGCGTATCCCGAGGACGAATTCAGCGCCGACGATGGTGTTTGGGTACGTGAACCCGTTGATTTCAGCGACGAATGGCTGCTGCCGCTGCAGGAGAATCCCAAGGGGAACGTCTCCATCGCCGTCGACTTTGGGATCGAATCGCTGCAGACGCCGATGATCGGTTTGCTGATCAACTCCGACGAGGAACGCGGCTATCAATTTGTCGTCGCCGATCAAGATTACGACCCGTCGTATCTCCCCGACGATTTGATGACGTTGGAAGAATCGAACCAGATGGATCGCGTGCGGATGTACATCATTCGCAAAGATCCGCTGCGGGGCGACAGTATCCTGCGCCAGCAACCCGTTGCATTAAAGAACAACCTCCGCCTGCGGGCGCGGCGGCAAGGCTTGACCGGACTCAGCTTCTCCGTCGGTGGCCGCGACGCGATGGAGTTCCAAGATCCGTTCCCGTTGAGTCCACAACATCCGGGAGAACTGGGGCTGATCTGTCCGCCATCTGCCGTGGTGCAGCGGCCAGTCCTGGAGTACCAGGTGGCCGATGACACGTCCCTGGTGGCCGATCGCGAGATTCAATTGGGTGATGAAGCGTTTGCGGCCGACGACATCAGCGGGGCTCGCAGCCACTACGCCAAACGGCCGCGCGATGTCGAAGCGCTATTCAAGCTGGCGCTGACCTACGAATATGAATCGCCGCAGGAGTATTTTCAGCGTCTCGAAGAGATCGTCGAGAACCATTCCCCCAGCGGTTCGGACGACGAAAACGACTCGCGTTGGTACCTCTATGCAGCGGTTCGGTTGTTGGCGGTCTACGCTGACACCCCGGTACTGCGAGTTCGGATGTCATATCTGCACGATAAATTGCAGACGTTGTATTCGATGGAAGATGTGCAGCGGTTGATTCCCGCGTCGGACAAGCTGCAGTTTTCCAAGATGCTTGTCAAAGCGGGCCAGCGGTCGCGGATCGCGTTTTTGACCGAGGGGGATGCCGATGCGCTGCGGTCGGCGATCGATCTGTTCAGCGAGGATCCCGCGTGGCGGCGGATGGCCGTTTGGCGTTGGTGCGATGTGATTCGTTGCGACCGTTCTTTGACACCACACGAAGCACGTTTGCAAGCGATACCGGAACTTCGATCGCTGTTGGACGAGATCGATCAACTGCCCCAACCCGACGAGATCGAACGGGCGGCGATACTCAGCGACCTCGTTTGGATGTTGATTCTGGAACAGCGGTACGACGACGCGCTGCAGACGATCGCGCCATGGTTGGACGACGACATCGACAAGATCGCATCGGCCCATCTGCCGCTGTTGATCGATCGGGCGCGGATTGCCCATGCCCAAGAGGACCTGCCGGCGGCGCAGCGCGATCTCGAAGCGTTCCTCCAACGCGTCGATCCCAAAACGCCGATCGAAGGAATCCATTATTCGCACTTTAGCGAAGCCTGCGGGATTTTGGGAATCATCCTGGAGGATCAAGGGGACATCGCCGGTGCGAACAAACTGTGGCTCGAGGGCCGGATCCGGAATTGGTACAAGGGCTGGCCGACGCCGCAGGAACTTTCCAGTATCTCGGGCGTGCCGATGGTTCTCGAAGCGTTCAATGCCGAACCGATCTTAGTCTGTTGGTCCGACGGATACCGCGCCGGAGAGATGCGGAAAGTGATGGAGGCGGTTCTGGGCGGATCGGGAGTCGACGACCGGGTGCTGTTGAACATCATCCTGCGGAGCGAAAAGATTCCGCCGGAGTGGATCGAACAGATCTCGTCGCATGTCAACGACGGACCGCGAGGTCGACGGATCGGGCGAGCGAAATTGCTGCGGCAAGATTCGATGCGCGACGTCTTCCTGCTGCCGTTGAACATGATCCTGTATCAAGCGATTTTGCAGATCGCGTACGAAGGGGACGCCACGCTGAAGCAGTACCCCGAGGTCGATTCGATCCTCTACAGCCAATGTATTTCGCTGATCGACCACTTCCAGGAAGGCGCCTTCTTCCAACGGGAGATGCAGTTCATCGTGGGGGCTTGGTCGGGAGTCGATTGGAACGGCAAAACGTTTGAAGAGCTGGTGCAGCGATTGGACGATCCGCCACTGACCTCGGGGTTGGCCCTCGTGTTCGCCATGCAAATGATCAAACACCATGGCAAACTGGAACTCGGTCGCGAAGTGTTGCAGCAATATGTGTTTGATCGCGCCGACGAGATCCCGGAACTCTATTTGCAGCTGGCTCGAGACGCTCTGCAAATCAAACCCGTTCCGTAG